The window GGCCCCAAAACAAATTTTAGCTGCCGAAAATGTCAGCCAGGCAACGGGCCCGAAGCCTGCAGTGCCGGCTGATAAACCCATGGCCGCACCGGTAAACAGTATTGCCGAGATCATCGAATCGAAGACAATATGTATTGAACCGGGGCTATACCTGGCCGATAACGGTTACGAACTGGACGCTAACGGGCATATGGTACCCAAAAGCAGGGTAGTGGAACCCAACAGGTATTTAGGCTGGCCTACTATAGTGAAAACCAAGCAGGGCAGATTAATGGTTGTATTCTCGGGCGATAGAGATTCGCATATATGCCCGTACGGAAAAACGCACCTTATTACTTCGGATGATAATGGCAAAACATGGTCCGAACCTGAAACCATTAATAATACCCCGCTTGACGACAGGGATGCCGGGATCATTCAGACTAAAAAAGGTACGCTGGTAGTTAGCTGGTTTACATCGCTGGTTTTTGCCGGTAAGCATGCTACCAAAGGCGGGCCGCCGGTGTTTAGTAAATATGCCAGGATAGCTGAAAAAATCCCTGCCGAAACAAAAAAGCAATGGCTGGGCAATTGGACACGCCGGTCGGAAGATATGGGTAAAACCTGGCTGGAACCGGTAAGGACTACAGGTACTGCCCCGCATGGCCCTATCAGCTTAAAAAATGGCGATCTTTTGTATGTAAGTACAGGTTTTTGGGAAGGCAAGCCGTCTATGATAGCAGAGCGGTCGACCGATGATGGCAAAAGCTGGAAAGTAATAGGCCGGTTACCCAATAACGAGTATCCTACTACAACCATGTCCGAGCCGCATGTGGTGGAATTATCGTCGGGCAAGCTAATCGCTATGATCCGTAATGAACCTGCGGACGTTAGTAAAAAGTTCCTTTTACAGTCAGAAAGTACCGATGGTGGCAAAACATGGACGGGTATGAAAAGTACAGGTATATGGGGCTATCCGCCGCATTTAATTCAGCTTAAAAATGGCTGGCTGCTGGTTGCTTATGGTTGCCGGAGGGTACCTTATGGCGAGCGGGTTTGTATAAGTAAAGATGAAGGTAAAACATGGGATATTGCTAACGAGATCAATCTTTCTAATGCGCCAAGCCCGGATTTGGGTTATCCGGCAAGCGTGCAATTGGATGATGGTTCGATATACACCGTATTTTACCAGGCCCCTAAGCTTGGCGAACCCGCCTGTATCATGAGCACGCATTGGAAACTTACTTGATAAACAAGAACGCCGGATGATCTTTCACCCGGCGTTCTTGTTTATTTAACGTATACCGTTTTAATATTTACAAACTCGTGTATGCCGTATATACTCAGTTCGCGGCCATAGCCCGATTGATTGACCCCGCCAAACGGTAACCGCGGATCGGATTTTACAAGTGAGTTAACAAAGCAACAACCTGCCTGCAATTTGGTGCGGGCTATTTCCTCGCCTGCCGAATTGTTTTTAGTGAACACTGCGGCGCCCAGGCCAAATACAGTATCGTTTGCAATACTAATAGCATGTTCGGTATCCCTGGCAGATATGATGAGCGCCACCGGTCCAAAAATTTCTTCTTCATAAGCAGGCATCCCTTTTTTTATGCCGGTAAGTATTGTGGGTTCATAATAAGCATGCGTGCCTTTAAATGGGGGGATGTTTCCGCCCAATATACACTTGGCGCCCGCTTTAATATTGCTTAATACTTGCTGGTGTAATTCATCTCTCAGGTCAGCACGCGCCATCGGCCCCAAATCAGTACCTGCTTCAAAAGGGTCACCCACTTTTTTCTGCATCATTTTTTCTTTAAAAAGTCTTATAAACTCTTTTTCAATTCCCTTTACCAGGATAAACCGCTTGGCAGCCACACAGCTTTGCCCGTTATTAATTAATCGGCTGTTCACACATGCCTGTGCCGCTTCTTCCAGATCTGCGTCTTCCAATACGATGTACGGGTCGCTGCCACCCAATTCTAATACCGTTTTTTTCAGGAGCGTCCCTGCTTGTTGGGCAACTTTTATACCCGCTTCGGTGCTGCCGGTTAAGGTAACAGCCTTAACAAGCGGATGGGCAATTACCTTGTTCACTTCCTTGCTGCCTATCATTAAGGTTTGGAATACATTATCGGGAAAGCCGGAAGTTTTAACCAGGTCTTCAATAATGAGCGCGCAGCCGGGTACGTTTGATGCATGCTTAAGCAGGCCACAGTTGCCAGCCATTAATCCAGGGGCCAAGAACCTGAATACTTGCCAGAAAGGGAAGTTCCAGGGCATAATGGCCAACACCACGCCAAAGGGTTGAAAACTAACATAGCTTTTTGAGGCATCTGTTTCTACAACCTCATCAGCCAGGAATTGGGTGCCGTTGTTTGCATAATATTCACAAACCGAAGCACATTTTTCAATTTCAGCCACGCCATCTTTCAATGGTTTGCCCATTTCGTTGGCCATTAAAACAGCCAGTTCATCTTTTCTTTGTTTTAGGTTGGCCGCTAAATTTTTCAGCAGGGTGGCCCGCTCTGCAAAGCTTTTTTCGCGCCATTTAAGCCATGCTTTGTGGGTTTGTTCAATTTTACGGGTAACGTTCTGCTCTGAATCCTCTTTATATTTTTTTATTACTTTCCCGTTTGCGGGATTAATGGATTGTATGCTCATAGTGTTTATATTAAGGTACCAATTCGCCCGAAAAAGCATTTTTATAAATGTTGGCGATATCTTTTTCGGTTAATTGCATTGGGCAGCGAGCCAAAAGCCGTTTTTGTTTAACACCGTCGGTTGTTAATTGTTCAAGCGCCGATAGTGGCACATCAAAGCCGGCTAATGTGGCGGGAATACCAATATCTTTTAACAAGCCGACAAGGCTGAATATGCATTTTACAGAAGCTTCTTCGGGAGTTATATTGGCGATATCGCCACCCATGGCGTTATAAATATCGCCCATTTTGCTAAAGCAGGCCGGGCGGATATAACTCATTACATAGGGTATCAAAACAGCATTTGAATCGCCATGTGGGATATGGAACTGCCCGCCCAAAGGATAAGCCAGCGCATGAATAGCACCAACACCCGCGTTAAAAAAAGAAAGCCCTGCGATATAGCTGCCATAAGCCATATCAATGCGGGCCTGCTTGCTGCTGCCATCGGCCACCGCCCCACGCAAAGCGCCGCTGATAAGCCGGATAGCCTGTAAAGCCAAACCATCAGAATAGTTATTAGCGTTTACCGAAATATAAGCTTCAATAGCATGGGTAAGTGCATCGGCACCAGTAGCAGCGGTTACTTTTGGCGGCACGCTAACAGTTAGCTGCGGATCTACAATAGCCACATCGGCTATCAAATAATCGTGGCTGATCACGTCCTTAGTATATTCAAGCGCCAGTACAGAGATGTTTGTTACCTCGGCGCCAGTGCCGGATGTGGTTGGTATAAGTATTTTTGGGACGCCCTTTTTTTGTAAAGTTTTTGAGCCGCTTAAGTTTAAATATTCCTTAACATCGCCCTCATTTTCTAAAAAAACGGCGGCAAGTTTGGCTAAATCCAACGCGCTTCCACCGCCAATGCCAACTATTAACGAATACTTTCCATTCCGGGCAAAATCTACCAGTTTTTGGCCGGTTTCCAAAAGCGGTTCGGGGATAATGTCGGTATAAATATCATACTGATAACCGGCATCCGCCACAGGTTGGACCACCTGGTCGGTAACGCCTATCTGTTTTAATACAGGATCGCTAACAAAAAGTATTTTAGTAGCATTCAGTTGTTTTATTTCAGCCAATAAATGCGTTACTGCACCCCAGCCAATATGGGTAACGGGCGTAGTTGCAATGCGGGTATAGCTCATATA of the Mucilaginibacter boryungensis genome contains:
- a CDS encoding iron-containing alcohol dehydrogenase, translating into MSYTRIATTPVTHIGWGAVTHLLAEIKQLNATKILFVSDPVLKQIGVTDQVVQPVADAGYQYDIYTDIIPEPLLETGQKLVDFARNGKYSLIVGIGGGSALDLAKLAAVFLENEGDVKEYLNLSGSKTLQKKGVPKILIPTTSGTGAEVTNISVLALEYTKDVISHDYLIADVAIVDPQLTVSVPPKVTAATGADALTHAIEAYISVNANNYSDGLALQAIRLISGALRGAVADGSSKQARIDMAYGSYIAGLSFFNAGVGAIHALAYPLGGQFHIPHGDSNAVLIPYVMSYIRPACFSKMGDIYNAMGGDIANITPEEASVKCIFSLVGLLKDIGIPATLAGFDVPLSALEQLTTDGVKQKRLLARCPMQLTEKDIANIYKNAFSGELVP
- a CDS encoding NAD-dependent succinate-semialdehyde dehydrogenase produces the protein MSIQSINPANGKVIKKYKEDSEQNVTRKIEQTHKAWLKWREKSFAERATLLKNLAANLKQRKDELAVLMANEMGKPLKDGVAEIEKCASVCEYYANNGTQFLADEVVETDASKSYVSFQPFGVVLAIMPWNFPFWQVFRFLAPGLMAGNCGLLKHASNVPGCALIIEDLVKTSGFPDNVFQTLMIGSKEVNKVIAHPLVKAVTLTGSTEAGIKVAQQAGTLLKKTVLELGGSDPYIVLEDADLEEAAQACVNSRLINNGQSCVAAKRFILVKGIEKEFIRLFKEKMMQKKVGDPFEAGTDLGPMARADLRDELHQQVLSNIKAGAKCILGGNIPPFKGTHAYYEPTILTGIKKGMPAYEEEIFGPVALIISARDTEHAISIANDTVFGLGAAVFTKNNSAGEEIARTKLQAGCCFVNSLVKSDPRLPFGGVNQSGYGRELSIYGIHEFVNIKTVYVK
- a CDS encoding sialidase family protein — protein: MKLKGLKADISRRKFITITGIAATAGLAPKQILAAENVSQATGPKPAVPADKPMAAPVNSIAEIIESKTICIEPGLYLADNGYELDANGHMVPKSRVVEPNRYLGWPTIVKTKQGRLMVVFSGDRDSHICPYGKTHLITSDDNGKTWSEPETINNTPLDDRDAGIIQTKKGTLVVSWFTSLVFAGKHATKGGPPVFSKYARIAEKIPAETKKQWLGNWTRRSEDMGKTWLEPVRTTGTAPHGPISLKNGDLLYVSTGFWEGKPSMIAERSTDDGKSWKVIGRLPNNEYPTTTMSEPHVVELSSGKLIAMIRNEPADVSKKFLLQSESTDGGKTWTGMKSTGIWGYPPHLIQLKNGWLLVAYGCRRVPYGERVCISKDEGKTWDIANEINLSNAPSPDLGYPASVQLDDGSIYTVFYQAPKLGEPACIMSTHWKLT